A window of Thermococcus aggregans contains these coding sequences:
- a CDS encoding MBL fold metallo-hydrolase, whose amino-acid sequence MRVIGDIHLVDETFANVYLIVRGEKLLVVDAGLPEEYKKVLKYIEKLGHLPEDVETIIVTHAHYDHVGSLKDLKDATGANIAAHKDEVPYLKGEKTFRSEIEPVDVEIELNDGDEIHGLKVIHSPGHTPGSICLLDLKTKALFVGDLIMEENGKLEEIPHHYSLDPMKNREAIKRLLDFDFVHLLPSHGKPILNEGKEKVKELVERL is encoded by the coding sequence ATGAGAGTTATTGGAGATATCCACTTGGTGGATGAAACCTTTGCAAACGTCTACCTAATTGTAAGGGGAGAAAAGCTCTTGGTTGTGGATGCAGGCCTTCCAGAGGAATACAAGAAGGTTTTAAAGTACATAGAGAAGCTCGGACACCTTCCAGAGGATGTGGAGACAATAATCGTCACCCATGCCCACTACGACCATGTGGGTTCTCTGAAAGACCTTAAAGATGCAACCGGAGCCAATATAGCGGCACATAAAGATGAGGTGCCCTATTTGAAGGGAGAGAAAACCTTCAGAAGTGAGATCGAGCCGGTTGATGTGGAAATAGAGCTGAACGATGGAGACGAGATTCATGGGTTAAAAGTTATCCATTCTCCGGGGCATACCCCGGGAAGTATTTGCCTGCTAGATCTAAAAACAAAGGCCCTCTTTGTTGGGGATTTGATTATGGAAGAGAATGGAAAGCTGGAGGAGATCCCACATCATTATTCTCTCGATCCAATGAAGAACAGGGAAGCGATAAAGAGGCTTCTGGACTTTGATTTTGTGCATTTATTGCCAAGTCACGGAAAGCCGATCTTGAACGAGGGTAAGGAGAAGGTGAAGGAGCTGGTGGAGAGGCTTTGA
- a CDS encoding Eco57I restriction-modification methylase domain-containing protein has product MEVELKDRVKNILENLKPKMRADDAINIFRDIFVDVWGFDYHDEPIPEGELNEFVAQNTRMIKIIAKTNPPEGDSFYIVYAQSRSDTVKYRQRMVKDLLNFTYSPGLEFANFLIILDYDGYWKLVVPIYRRELENAKLNIYVIDPEEKKFRTLVENLAAVAEELKKFKEHPSAIQIKAIIDEYMQVKPLTEEFFKEYKEYYYKLKGEIKKLYGKKLEEVYMGELPKEIFVERAAKTFAHTFFNRLMFVYFLQKKGWIVEKSALRKDLQEKVNVKNFVRWLHDQWEEHGGELYRDYLRVLFLYAMNTPRVGYERRNVKEIQNIPSPIVRDVFTYGVPYFNGGLFSHVKIEDIDLDEIITSLPNVLVRELIFNFFEEYNFTVTEETPYEVEVAVDPAMLGKIYESLIAEEEKALEEEERRVSGIFYTPRAEVDFMCRMAIYEYLRRNTKVDDKLLREFVFKPVHEWEPRSLPWEIVEALEEVKIVDPAAGSGAFLVGMYHLLTELYEKANVSVDYKKKLEIIRENIYGVDIKEWAIRVAKLRLWLALIEKEERIPNEPILPNLEAKLVVGDSLAPPHIIIKGEDGKKIVLDIPLSKWRESLKQRAARSGPAFWIVQYKELAKKYYEGRGVSWKDLEETKWHVLEAFAEDVLEELKDSRETKDKKAFKLLLSAIREGRIEKPPFIWELDFPEVMLYKKGFDIVIANPPYVRQEKIYPEYYDLAEFEMLSKKEQEKLKKEYKEKIINHMETIIKEKFEHEMKLNKRSDLYAYFFIQGVNLLNPKGVLVFITSNSWLDVDYGTQLQEFFLRFTNLRRIIDYTTRSFEQADVNTVITVLTRKPKELFNTIGEECVNFILLKKNFDELSLEIINKMLDCYVGKVKEVEVFGGKVYSHEDDDVRVRSVKAVDLAKMGGLEIGKRSMLLGTYNIFGEYKGMKWGGILIRAPQIFHIALERGKNKIILLETAADTKFGIKTGANEFFYLTPIKTSEDLKRAINNAEKVLRDLKKKPKENAKVIEELKHIIENITKGVCPVCGKSHQGVDEYVWVYSSSGWIGYLEKEFLKPVITNTREISTYLISPSTPSKVMFYCHLSREELEKRGLVHAKEYIKWGELRGYNTRRSVQGRKYWWALPIQEKQDFIVLRFRDQRNWTPILPEDVQIYAGDVVFVGIYKEKYKSKKKVLDAVLNSTLHILSTEVVGRANLGDGLLTVYGPEIQVTLVIDPYKLSPITEQQLIDIFTQMANREVKSIFEELGLPKPNRDLSNINPDDVSLDKVMPDRRALDKVIFEALGLTEEEQLEVYKAVVELVKQRLAKAKTFSNKKKK; this is encoded by the coding sequence ATGGAAGTAGAATTGAAAGATAGAGTCAAGAACATCCTCGAGAACCTTAAACCAAAAATGAGAGCTGATGATGCAATCAACATTTTTAGGGATATTTTCGTTGATGTATGGGGCTTCGATTACCATGATGAGCCAATTCCAGAAGGTGAGCTCAATGAATTTGTTGCTCAAAACACGAGGATGATCAAGATAATCGCAAAGACCAATCCACCAGAGGGGGACAGCTTCTACATTGTTTATGCCCAAAGCAGAAGCGATACTGTAAAGTACAGGCAAAGAATGGTGAAAGATTTACTCAACTTTACCTATTCTCCCGGCCTGGAATTTGCAAATTTCTTAATTATTCTCGATTATGATGGATACTGGAAGCTCGTGGTGCCGATTTATAGAAGAGAGCTCGAAAATGCCAAGCTTAACATCTATGTAATTGATCCCGAAGAGAAGAAGTTCAGAACACTTGTCGAAAATTTAGCCGCTGTTGCTGAAGAATTGAAGAAGTTTAAGGAACATCCATCAGCAATCCAAATAAAAGCAATCATTGATGAGTACATGCAGGTTAAGCCTCTCACGGAAGAGTTTTTCAAGGAATACAAGGAGTACTACTACAAACTTAAGGGAGAGATAAAGAAGCTCTACGGGAAAAAGCTTGAAGAAGTTTACATGGGAGAGTTACCAAAAGAGATATTCGTTGAAAGGGCCGCCAAGACATTTGCCCACACTTTCTTTAACAGGTTGATGTTTGTTTATTTCCTCCAGAAGAAGGGTTGGATTGTTGAAAAATCAGCTCTTAGAAAGGATCTCCAAGAAAAAGTTAACGTTAAGAACTTTGTGAGATGGCTTCATGACCAATGGGAAGAGCACGGGGGCGAATTATACAGGGATTACCTTAGGGTTCTGTTCCTCTACGCAATGAACACTCCGAGGGTTGGATACGAAAGAAGAAATGTGAAGGAAATTCAAAATATTCCCTCTCCAATTGTTAGGGACGTATTCACTTATGGAGTTCCTTACTTCAACGGCGGTCTTTTCAGCCATGTTAAGATAGAGGATATTGATTTAGATGAAATAATCACTTCTCTTCCAAATGTTTTAGTAAGAGAGCTCATATTCAACTTCTTCGAGGAGTACAACTTTACGGTAACGGAAGAGACACCTTATGAGGTTGAGGTTGCAGTTGATCCAGCAATGCTTGGAAAGATTTACGAGTCTTTGATTGCCGAGGAAGAGAAAGCTTTGGAGGAAGAAGAGAGAAGGGTTTCGGGAATCTTTTACACGCCGAGAGCAGAAGTAGATTTCATGTGCAGGATGGCGATTTATGAATATTTAAGGAGAAATACCAAAGTCGACGATAAGCTCTTGAGAGAGTTTGTCTTTAAACCGGTTCATGAATGGGAGCCGAGATCGTTGCCATGGGAGATAGTTGAGGCACTTGAGGAGGTCAAGATAGTTGACCCTGCAGCTGGAAGCGGTGCTTTTCTGGTTGGCATGTATCATCTTTTAACGGAGCTCTATGAGAAAGCCAACGTTTCGGTAGATTACAAAAAGAAGCTTGAGATAATCAGGGAAAACATCTATGGTGTTGACATCAAGGAATGGGCAATAAGGGTTGCTAAGCTCAGGCTCTGGTTAGCACTAATTGAGAAAGAGGAGAGAATTCCAAACGAGCCTATTCTGCCCAACTTAGAAGCTAAGTTAGTCGTCGGTGATTCCCTTGCTCCACCACACATAATTATTAAGGGGGAGGATGGAAAGAAAATTGTTCTTGATATTCCCCTCTCCAAATGGCGTGAAAGCTTAAAACAGAGAGCCGCAAGAAGCGGGCCAGCCTTCTGGATAGTTCAGTACAAAGAGCTTGCGAAGAAGTACTATGAGGGTAGGGGAGTCAGCTGGAAGGATTTAGAGGAAACTAAGTGGCATGTCCTTGAAGCTTTTGCGGAGGATGTTCTGGAAGAGCTAAAGGATTCAAGAGAAACTAAGGACAAGAAAGCGTTTAAACTTCTGTTATCAGCGATTAGAGAAGGCAGAATTGAGAAACCACCCTTCATCTGGGAGCTTGACTTTCCAGAGGTAATGCTCTACAAGAAGGGTTTTGACATTGTCATAGCGAATCCTCCATATGTTAGGCAAGAGAAGATTTATCCAGAGTATTATGACTTGGCAGAGTTCGAGATGCTCAGCAAGAAGGAGCAGGAGAAACTAAAGAAGGAATACAAGGAAAAGATAATCAACCACATGGAAACAATAATCAAGGAGAAGTTTGAGCATGAGATGAAGTTAAATAAAAGGAGCGACCTCTATGCTTACTTCTTCATTCAGGGTGTTAACTTGCTTAATCCTAAAGGTGTGTTGGTTTTCATTACATCAAACTCTTGGCTCGACGTTGATTACGGAACTCAGCTGCAGGAGTTCTTCTTGAGGTTTACCAATCTGAGGAGAATTATTGACTACACAACAAGGTCTTTCGAGCAGGCTGACGTTAATACGGTGATTACAGTTCTGACGAGAAAGCCTAAAGAGCTGTTTAATACTATTGGTGAAGAGTGCGTGAACTTCATCCTTCTAAAGAAAAACTTTGACGAGCTTAGTCTTGAGATAATAAACAAGATGCTCGACTGCTATGTTGGGAAAGTAAAGGAGGTTGAGGTTTTTGGCGGGAAAGTTTACAGCCACGAAGACGATGACGTTAGGGTTAGGAGCGTCAAAGCTGTAGATTTGGCTAAGATGGGCGGTCTCGAAATCGGCAAAAGGAGTATGCTTCTTGGTACATACAACATCTTCGGCGAATACAAGGGCATGAAATGGGGCGGAATTTTGATTAGGGCCCCACAAATATTCCATATTGCGTTAGAAAGAGGGAAAAATAAGATTATTCTTCTAGAGACAGCAGCAGATACAAAATTTGGAATTAAAACTGGAGCAAACGAATTTTTCTATTTAACTCCAATAAAGACTTCTGAGGACTTAAAGAGAGCTATTAATAATGCAGAAAAAGTTCTTAGGGATCTCAAAAAGAAGCCTAAAGAGAATGCAAAAGTAATAGAAGAGCTTAAGCACATAATCGAGAATATCACAAAGGGAGTTTGTCCTGTTTGTGGAAAGAGCCATCAGGGAGTTGATGAGTATGTTTGGGTTTATAGTAGCTCTGGATGGATAGGATATTTAGAAAAGGAATTTCTAAAACCAGTCATCACGAATACCCGCGAGATAAGTACATATTTAATTTCCCCTTCAACTCCAAGCAAGGTAATGTTTTATTGCCATTTAAGCAGAGAGGAATTAGAAAAAAGAGGGTTAGTACATGCAAAAGAATACATTAAATGGGGAGAACTTAGAGGATACAACACACGTAGAAGTGTTCAAGGTAGAAAATATTGGTGGGCATTACCAATTCAAGAAAAACAAGACTTCATTGTACTAAGATTTAGAGACCAAAGAAATTGGACACCAATCTTGCCAGAAGATGTTCAGATCTATGCTGGGGATGTTGTTTTTGTGGGTATTTACAAAGAAAAATACAAATCCAAAAAGAAAGTTTTGGATGCAGTACTTAACTCAACATTACATATTCTTAGCACGGAAGTTGTTGGAAGAGCCAATCTTGGAGATGGACTATTAACAGTTTATGGGCCAGAAATTCAGGTTACTTTGGTTATTGATCCATACAAACTTTCTCCAATCACTGAGCAACAGCTAATTGATATCTTTACTCAAATGGCAAACCGAGAAGTAAAGAGCATCTTCGAGGAGCTCGGCCTTCCAAAGCCCAACCGCGACTTAAGCAACATCAATCCAGATGACGTTAGCTTGGATAAAGTCATGCCCGATAGGAGAGCTTTGGATAAAGTCATCTTTGAAGCGCTCGGCTTAACTGAGGAAGAGCAGCTGGAGGTTTACAAAGCTGTCGTGGAGCTGGTAAAGCAGAGACTTGCTAAAGCAAAGACGTTCTCAAATAAGAAGAAAAAGTAG
- a CDS encoding MBL fold metallo-hydrolase — MGELKVDFKFHNVGQGLFYTGRLTYGKASFNFVYDCGSEKTNLVNKAINREFSGNKKGIDLLIISHLHKDHVSGIPHLLKITHVDTVILPYLTPIERLLVALQTPVAPREFYEFLADPVMFLLDSRKVNRVILVGGGEPSDRENWLQTHDMPSDLPPNGEFIIDLERLPNDEILRSEIKKLEPNVVGDRRVLVKNHSGVLPVLITKSPIWIFRFFNYKVRSNKIFQFENCVKRILGDITPETIKDAIRDRNIKSELEDCYKSNIHSKLNETSLLTLHLPVFNPRNNILCYNCGCFRIININFVNFNINSHNLMSTNQPREAFSQFLTGDINLNRKRKYKEIAKHFGFKSYTSKKPLITDTMVTLIPHHGAKGYWNNAICMDISSRFWVVSAGINNKYGHPSLKVLWDIWQNCQDSCVVWVNEAVYFRLMGILQF; from the coding sequence ATGGGGGAGCTCAAAGTAGATTTCAAGTTCCATAACGTTGGCCAAGGACTGTTTTACACTGGCCGACTAACTTATGGTAAGGCCTCCTTTAATTTTGTTTATGATTGTGGTTCTGAAAAAACTAATCTAGTAAATAAAGCCATTAACCGAGAGTTTTCGGGTAACAAGAAGGGCATTGATCTGTTAATCATTTCTCATCTACACAAAGATCATGTTAGTGGTATTCCTCATCTACTGAAAATTACCCATGTAGACACTGTAATTCTTCCATATCTAACTCCGATTGAACGATTGCTTGTAGCACTTCAGACACCGGTTGCCCCAAGAGAGTTTTATGAATTCTTAGCTGACCCGGTGATGTTCCTTTTAGATAGTAGGAAGGTCAATAGAGTAATTTTAGTTGGCGGTGGAGAGCCAAGTGATAGAGAAAACTGGTTGCAAACTCATGATATGCCCTCTGACCTTCCACCAAATGGAGAGTTTATCATTGATCTCGAAAGATTACCTAACGATGAAATTTTAAGATCCGAGATAAAGAAACTAGAACCTAATGTAGTTGGAGACAGGAGAGTGCTAGTAAAGAATCATTCTGGAGTTCTGCCGGTACTTATTACTAAATCCCCCATCTGGATTTTTAGGTTTTTTAACTACAAAGTTAGATCCAATAAGATTTTTCAATTTGAAAACTGTGTAAAACGAATCTTGGGTGACATAACTCCTGAAACAATTAAGGACGCGATTCGGGATAGAAACATAAAATCCGAGCTGGAAGATTGCTATAAATCCAATATACACTCAAAGTTAAACGAAACTTCATTACTGACGCTACATCTTCCGGTATTTAATCCTCGTAATAACATTCTCTGCTATAATTGTGGTTGTTTCAGAATAATAAATATAAATTTCGTAAATTTCAATATAAATTCCCACAATTTAATGAGTACCAATCAGCCAAGAGAGGCATTTTCACAATTTTTAACAGGAGACATCAATTTAAATCGTAAACGTAAATATAAAGAAATTGCCAAACATTTTGGGTTTAAGAGTTATACTTCTAAGAAACCATTGATAACAGACACTATGGTTACATTAATTCCCCATCATGGTGCCAAAGGATATTGGAACAATGCTATTTGTATGGATATTTCTAGTAGATTTTGGGTGGTTTCTGCAGGGATTAACAACAAGTATGGCCATCCATCTTTAAAGGTTCTCTGGGACATCTGGCAGAACTGCCAGGATTCCTGTGTGGTGTGGGTCAATGAGGCAGTCTACTTTAGACTCATGGGTATTCTTCAATTCTGA
- a CDS encoding ATP-dependent nuclease, which produces MRQSTLDSWVFFNSEEEPKMQENINQKLELVGIRLENYRSYKKFPEDEDYLELGRFTTLIGKNDVGKSNLLRAIKAFLENEDISPDDIHKGHNAKCEITLVFKVSEELKPKLKEKFANVYDGGNVLFISKIVEEDEFSNGKSKSRGKYYINSKKVAYNSIQPFLPKVLFIPAVKNVEDELKFGRDTLISKLLFPIIEKTSQEKAQTDSVADLKRRLTNAIKRETMSIRKKLKKELSKMWSDVEEVTIEVPELKLEKAFTPIIKVKDKYTKKETPITYRGSGMQRYFILALLEIYRAQKIGKGYVLLFEEPEIYLHVGAQKKLCGILQEFSKEGQVIISTHSSVFVNSGELSTSYLLVKENGETKLRKFTGSKEILEELGMSPSDIFLTDGIIFVEGPSDREILQIFAKALFSKWEEYNIAIIPIGGSNINHQDPEILSKVNPNIAVILDSDIKNEGSDLSPKKKELKQKFEEKSIPVYFWEKNGKIVRAIENLFTRNAVNSAFPILKENEIELENEIGPYDDVPLILGKKFAEIAARKNPKLDISSLSDKEFREYYDKIKHGRKIAQKMVELNEIPTDVKELLKDILNRFGMNN; this is translated from the coding sequence ATGAGGCAGTCTACTTTAGACTCATGGGTATTCTTCAATTCTGAGGAGGAACCAAAAATGCAGGAGAACATCAATCAAAAGCTGGAATTAGTTGGGATTAGATTAGAAAACTACCGTTCTTATAAGAAATTTCCGGAAGATGAAGATTATCTAGAGCTTGGCAGGTTTACAACTCTTATCGGGAAAAATGACGTTGGGAAATCCAATCTCCTAAGGGCAATTAAGGCTTTTCTTGAGAATGAAGATATATCTCCTGATGACATACATAAAGGGCACAACGCTAAATGCGAAATAACATTAGTTTTTAAAGTTTCTGAGGAGCTCAAGCCTAAATTGAAAGAAAAATTCGCTAATGTGTATGATGGTGGAAATGTTTTATTCATCTCAAAAATAGTTGAAGAGGATGAATTTAGTAATGGAAAATCTAAGTCCCGCGGAAAGTATTATATCAATTCAAAAAAGGTTGCTTACAACTCAATACAACCTTTTCTCCCAAAAGTACTCTTTATCCCTGCAGTAAAGAATGTTGAAGACGAACTCAAATTTGGAAGAGACACTCTAATCTCAAAGTTGCTCTTTCCAATAATTGAAAAAACCAGCCAAGAGAAAGCCCAAACAGATAGTGTAGCTGACCTAAAAAGACGTCTAACAAATGCAATAAAACGAGAAACAATGAGTATCAGAAAGAAATTGAAAAAAGAGCTCTCTAAAATGTGGAGCGACGTAGAAGAAGTAACCATTGAGGTACCCGAATTAAAGCTAGAAAAGGCGTTTACACCAATAATAAAAGTCAAAGACAAGTACACAAAAAAAGAAACCCCCATAACATACAGAGGAAGTGGCATGCAAAGATATTTTATTCTTGCATTACTTGAGATTTACAGAGCACAAAAAATTGGTAAGGGGTATGTTTTACTGTTTGAAGAACCCGAGATTTACCTCCATGTTGGAGCTCAAAAGAAACTATGTGGCATCCTTCAAGAGTTCAGCAAAGAAGGTCAGGTTATCATATCTACTCACTCAAGTGTCTTTGTAAATAGTGGAGAGCTTTCCACCTCATATCTTCTTGTCAAAGAAAATGGTGAAACTAAATTACGCAAATTCACTGGAAGCAAAGAAATACTGGAAGAACTTGGGATGTCTCCAAGTGATATTTTCCTGACAGATGGGATAATCTTCGTTGAGGGACCCTCCGATAGAGAAATACTCCAGATATTCGCTAAAGCATTGTTTTCCAAGTGGGAAGAATACAACATAGCCATAATTCCCATAGGGGGATCTAATATAAACCATCAAGATCCAGAAATTCTCTCTAAAGTCAATCCAAATATTGCTGTTATTTTGGATTCTGATATCAAAAATGAGGGTTCTGATTTGTCTCCAAAGAAAAAAGAACTCAAACAGAAGTTCGAGGAAAAAAGTATTCCTGTATACTTCTGGGAGAAGAATGGGAAGATTGTTAGGGCTATAGAAAACTTATTCACGAGAAATGCCGTAAATTCTGCATTTCCTATATTGAAGGAGAATGAAATTGAACTTGAAAATGAAATAGGGCCTTATGATGATGTTCCTTTAATATTGGGTAAGAAATTTGCTGAAATTGCCGCTAGAAAGAATCCAAAATTGGATATCTCTAGTCTGAGTGATAAGGAATTTCGAGAATACTATGATAAGATAAAGCATGGGAGAAAGATTGCTCAAAAAATGGTGGAGTTGAACGAGATCCCTACAGATGTAAAGGAGTTACTTAAGGATATCCTCAACAGATTTGGAATGAACAACTAA
- a CDS encoding type IV toxin-antitoxin system AbiEi family antitoxin domain-containing protein encodes MSKSIEVLSKLMELGEVFTTDEAKRRLGLKESALYYHLRRLVELGFLERIGRGKYLIKPNPNVSISPDAFLLASLLVKPGAIAYWSALNYYGLTEQIPSTIFIQTPRRTGISKFPNIKIVSVKTHKFFGFNEVKISEKIIKITDPEKTIVDCLDKPKYCGGIIEVAKALKNGSFDFDRMLDYAKKMENVTILKRLGFLCEKLGLGVEVKIERRYLRSYPLLDPTMPKAGEINPRWGLIINIPENYLEELE; translated from the coding sequence ATGAGCAAAAGCATTGAGGTTTTAAGCAAGCTCATGGAGCTAGGGGAGGTCTTTACAACCGACGAAGCAAAAAGAAGGCTTGGATTAAAGGAAAGTGCTCTTTATTATCATCTCAGACGGCTCGTTGAGCTCGGCTTTTTGGAAAGAATAGGAAGAGGAAAGTATCTGATCAAGCCAAACCCGAACGTAAGCATTTCACCGGATGCATTTCTCCTAGCATCTCTCTTAGTAAAGCCGGGTGCAATAGCCTATTGGAGTGCCCTGAACTATTACGGCCTTACAGAACAAATTCCAAGCACGATTTTCATTCAAACCCCGCGAAGAACAGGTATCTCAAAGTTCCCAAATATTAAAATTGTCTCTGTAAAGACTCACAAGTTCTTTGGCTTCAACGAGGTGAAAATCAGCGAGAAAATTATTAAAATAACTGACCCGGAAAAAACGATAGTGGACTGTCTCGATAAGCCCAAATACTGCGGTGGAATTATTGAGGTTGCAAAAGCCCTAAAAAACGGGAGCTTTGATTTTGATAGGATGCTGGACTATGCCAAAAAAATGGAAAACGTGACCATTTTAAAGAGGCTTGGCTTTCTATGCGAAAAGCTTGGACTTGGTGTTGAGGTGAAAATTGAGAGGAGATATTTGAGAAGCTATCCCCTCCTTGATCCAACGATGCCAAAAGCGGGGGAAATAAACCCCCGTTGGGGATTGATAATTAATATTCCCGAAAATTATCTGGAGGAGCTGGAATGA
- a CDS encoding nucleotidyl transferase AbiEii/AbiGii toxin family protein: MIAEEIKSKARELNMNPDIIEKDYVISWLLYGIWRAGLWKVLAFKGGTCIKKAYIKDYRFSEDLDFNLLDAMSIEKLEESIIKAVEYASTNSEIEFFPEEIKIKERIARRERIKGKLIGYEVSIPYLLLRKGRKVSKPRIRADITLKAFEPVLDELKVKGIFHEYSDALKLAQVQISAYSLEEIFAEKVRTLFERVRPRDLYDVWRLWYSKNLDKDKVTELVPLKFDVKGVKPDLMTFENKKEFYRRSWESIVGVTLWKRVDFESVWDEVIGIVREILNNNP, from the coding sequence ATGATTGCCGAAGAAATTAAATCAAAAGCAAGGGAATTAAACATGAATCCCGACATTATCGAGAAAGATTATGTCATCAGCTGGCTGCTCTATGGTATCTGGAGGGCCGGATTATGGAAGGTGCTTGCCTTCAAGGGTGGAACGTGCATAAAGAAGGCTTATATAAAAGATTATCGTTTCTCGGAGGATCTGGATTTCAATCTCCTTGATGCCATGAGTATCGAAAAACTCGAAGAATCAATAATAAAAGCCGTTGAATATGCTTCTACGAATTCAGAAATTGAGTTCTTTCCAGAGGAAATTAAAATTAAGGAGAGAATCGCAAGAAGAGAACGTATTAAAGGAAAACTTATCGGTTATGAAGTGAGCATCCCTTATTTACTTCTAAGGAAAGGTAGAAAAGTTAGCAAGCCAAGAATTAGGGCCGATATTACTTTAAAAGCGTTTGAACCAGTCCTTGATGAGCTTAAAGTAAAGGGCATTTTTCATGAATATTCTGATGCCCTGAAGTTAGCTCAAGTTCAAATTAGCGCATATTCTCTTGAGGAAATTTTTGCCGAAAAAGTTAGAACTCTTTTTGAACGAGTTCGTCCAAGAGATTTGTATGATGTATGGAGATTATGGTACTCTAAGAACCTGGATAAAGATAAAGTAACTGAACTAGTTCCGCTAAAGTTCGATGTCAAGGGAGTTAAACCAGATTTAATGACATTTGAAAATAAAAAGGAATTCTATAGGCGTTCTTGGGAGTCAATAGTAGGGGTCACACTTTGGAAGAGAGTTGATTTTGAGAGCGTCTGGGATGAGGTGATTGGCATTGTCAGGGAAATTTTGAATAACAATCCATGA